gGGGTGGATGGTAGCTGGTGCCATCTGTGCTCCTCTGCCATCATGGttgctcttccctgcaggagcactggACCTACCCACCCTTTGAGGCAGTTAAAGACTCGCAAGGCAACATCTATGCTCGGGGTGCTCAGGATATGAAGTGCGTCTCCATCCAGTGAGTGGAGGGCTCTGCACCTGCTGGGTGAGCATGGTGCTGGTGGTGTCTCTGAGTGATGCAGGACAGGATGTCACTTTCCCCAGGGTCCCTGGGGCCAGAGGTGCCACTGCTCGGCCTGCCCTGAGGTGGCTCAGAGCACACAAGCTCCTCTCCTCCACAATGACAGTACACTACCTTACCTTGCAAGGTACCTTGAAGCCATCCGGAGGCTGAAGACAGAAGGGAAGTCTTTTGCCCGCACCATCCACCTCACCTTTGTGCCTGGTgagtccccaggctgtcccctctCAGGAGGTACTggaggggctggcagctggGTGGTGCTCTGGAGTCTCCCATGGCAGCCAGGCACCACCTAGCCATGCTCCCCAGATCTTCACCTCCGCTAGCTCAAGGCTGGAGAGGTTTCCATGTCCAAGGACATTGGGTGTGCTGATGGCATCCAGGCTGGCATGGAAGGAGGACTAAGTGgtgggctgggggatgctccAGTTCCTTCCTCCATGCCAGACTCTCTTCCACAGATGAGGAGGTGGGTGGACACAAGGGCATGGAGATGTTCGTGAAGCGCCCTGAGTTCAAAGCACTCAACGTGGGCTTTGCCATGGATGAGGGTAAGTGGTGgtagggctggcacagggacgTGTCTCCTCTTGGCACACACTCCTCTTGGCATCACTCCCCAGGCACCAGTATCCCACATGCATCCAGGGTCCCCCTTGGGGGATACTTCCCCTGGGCAGTGACCAGCACGGTGCCAGTCTGGAGGAAAGTGCTgccaggagagagcagagggggCACATCATGGTACCCCCATGCCCCCCTGACTCCCTGTCTGTGCCCACCACAGGCCTGGCCAGCCCATCTGACACCTTCAGTGTTTTCTATGGCGAGAGGAGCCCATGGTGTGAGTATCTGTGTGTtcagtgccctgtccctggctcccctgggtgctggggcACTGATGCTACCCCAGGCTTTCTTCTCAACTCTTCCCTCTACTTCTACTGCTGCAGGGATAAAGGTGAAGTGCATGGGTAGCCCTGGGCATGGGTCCCGCTTCATCAGCAACACAGCAGCTGAGAAGATGGTAAGAGAGGGGGCACATCCTGTGCACCCCCCCcgcctgccctgggctgtcaGGCACCTGCCCATGGGGCTGGTCCTcacctgctgcccttccctccccagcacaaagTCATCACCTCCTTCCTGGCCTTCAGGGAGAGCGAGAAGCAGAGGTAGGAGATGGGCAGCAGGATGGCAGTGGCTTAGTTCAGGCTATGAAGGGAGCCTTTGGGATCCCAGGCCAAGCTGTGgtctggtgctgctgccctgtgcctcagtttccccgtTTTGGGTGACGGCAGGGTTGGGAAGCACTTCTCTCCAGGGGGCAGATAGTGACTGTCCCTTGCATCCCCCCAAGGCTCAAGTCCGACTCAAGCCTGACCCTAGGGGATGTCACCTCTCTCAACATGACCATGCTGGAGGGGGGGGTCTCCTTCAACGTGGTGCCCTCTGAGATGGCTGCTGGCTTCGACATCCGCATCCCACCCACTGTGGACCTGAAGGTGGGCACCATGCCAGCCCCACCCAGGAGAGGAGTGGGATGAGAGAAGCCTGCTCACACCCCTCCTCTGGTCTCTGCCCCAGGCCTTCGAGGAGCAGGTGGCCACATGGTGCCGTGGTGCAGGAGATGGTGTCACCTATGAGTTCCACCAGGTGAGGGATCTCAGCCACATGGGCAtattgtccctgtccctcccctgccaAATGCCAGCCCCTCATCTGCCCTCTCCCTCTTGTCAGAAATGCATGGACCAACACATCACCTCCACTGAGGAGTCAGACCCATGGTGGAAGGCCTTCAGTGGGGTCTGTAGGGACATGTAAGTAGTGTCCCCAGGAAGGGCAGGACACTGGCAGGGACATCCTCTGGTGGAAGCCATGTGGTCCCTGCGAGTCTCTGAGgtcaggggctgggatgggaagcCCTGCAATTTGCCAAAGCATCTCTCTGTTGCCCCAAAAGGGGTGGGATTGagtgtcctgcagggctgagggatgTCCTGCCACAGTCTCTTTGCCCATGGGATGTGAATAGGAGGAGGTCTCAGCTGGCCCTGTGTCCATGCTGACACAGGGTCTCTCTTGACAGGAAGCTGCAGCTCAAGCTCGAGATCTTCCCAGCTGCCACCGACAGCCGCTACATCCGAGCGGTGAGTGTGATGCCAGCCTGCCACAGGTCCCTCACCTGGGGTGAGacctgcagccccaagcaggagctgtgtccagGTGAAAGGGGGCGTGTGGTGCCCATGCCAGCTCTGACCTCGCTCTGTGTCTCTCCATCTCCAGGCAGGACACCCTGCTATTGGCTTTTCACCCATGAACCGCACCCCGGTGCTGCTCCATGACCACAACGAGTTCCTGAATGAGCAAGTCTTCCTGCGGGGCATTGAGATCTATGCTCGGCTCCTGACTGCCCTGGCCTCAGTGCCCCCGCTGCCTGCCGAGGGCTGAGTGCCTGGCAAGGGGCAGGAAGGGGGTACCAAGCAGAGAGACCCAAGGCTTTAAGAAGAGAGGCAGGGGTTGGGCACAGCAAATACCTGCGGGCGTGCTGGGGAGGTCGATGGCATCATGCCACATTGGCTATGTTCAGGGCTGGTCTGATGGTGACACCCATGGGACTGTGTCTCCCTTGGCCAGGTGCCAGTACAGCCTCATGCCCAGGTGcttccagcctctcctggtgttGTCAGTGCCTCCCCCTGTCCCTTTGCCATGGCTGGCTGCACTGGCTGGGTAGTGAGGGGCCAGAGCCCCACTCTGCCTCCCCACGCCTtgtcctgcctccctgcctgcttgctgggagagctggggccaGTGCTATCCACCCTCCTTCCCTATCAATAAATCTTCTTGGtaagcacagcctg
This genomic interval from Catharus ustulatus isolate bCatUst1 chromosome 13, bCatUst1.pri.v2, whole genome shotgun sequence contains the following:
- the LOC117002678 gene encoding aminoacylase-1-like, coding for MAPGKPGKSTGASENPSVTLFREYLRIDTVHPKPDYDAAVQFLERVGTDLGLACQKVEVCQGRVVLILTWQGTNPRLRSILLNSHTDVVPVFEEHWTYPPFEAVKDSQGNIYARGAQDMKCVSIQYLEAIRRLKTEGKSFARTIHLTFVPDEEVGGHKGMEMFVKRPEFKALNVGFAMDEGLASPSDTFSVFYGERSPWWIKVKCMGSPGHGSRFISNTAAEKMHKVITSFLAFRESEKQRLKSDSSLTLGDVTSLNMTMLEGGVSFNVVPSEMAAGFDIRIPPTVDLKAFEEQVATWCRGAGDGVTYEFHQKCMDQHITSTEESDPWWKAFSGVCRDMKLQLKLEIFPAATDSRYIRAAGHPAIGFSPMNRTPVLLHDHNEFLNEQVFLRGIEIYARLLTALASVPPLPAEG